A stretch of Chitinophaga caeni DNA encodes these proteins:
- a CDS encoding YcxB family protein has protein sequence MVLEFSYNKQEVINALRYHFWQRGEIKVFRYTGLILAVFSAVGFILGFVNVQALTAVMAVVTLMYACFFFLLPISTYNRASTFKENIRLRWNEQGILINTFSGERLLPWKQFKQVVETRTFFYLYKDSKSFFLVPTNAFSSEAERQAFSLLLQQLYKNYRLA, from the coding sequence ATGGTTCTAGAATTTTCCTATAATAAGCAAGAGGTCATTAATGCCTTAAGGTATCATTTCTGGCAACGGGGAGAAATAAAAGTATTTAGGTACACGGGGTTAATCCTTGCCGTATTTTCAGCGGTGGGCTTTATCTTGGGTTTCGTAAATGTTCAAGCATTAACGGCTGTAATGGCCGTAGTTACCTTGATGTATGCTTGCTTTTTCTTCTTGCTACCGATATCCACCTATAACCGTGCTTCTACTTTCAAGGAAAATATCAGGTTACGTTGGAATGAACAGGGAATATTGATCAACACCTTTTCCGGGGAGCGGCTATTGCCTTGGAAGCAATTTAAACAGGTGGTTGAAACTCGCACTTTTTTCTATTTATACAAGGATTCTAAATCGTTTTTCCTGGTGCCCACGAATGCTTTCTCTTCCGAGGCTGAAAGGCAGGCATTCAGCTTGTTATTGCAGCAGTTGTACAAAAATTACAGGTTGGCTTAA
- a CDS encoding GNAT family N-acetyltransferase, with the protein MITCEILTYGSCAYHEMVQLRDEVLRKPLGLSFTEAYLQQEINDILLAALIGGKVVGCCILTPVNDTTVQLRQMAVSPGFQGQQVGAQVLAFAERQARDGGFKILMMHARKVAVPFYGKNGYEIIGDEFTEVGIPHFTMQKRL; encoded by the coding sequence ATGATAACATGCGAAATACTTACATACGGCAGCTGTGCGTACCACGAAATGGTACAACTCCGGGATGAGGTACTCAGGAAACCTTTGGGTTTAAGTTTTACAGAAGCATACTTACAGCAGGAAATCAACGATATATTATTGGCAGCACTAATAGGCGGTAAAGTAGTAGGTTGCTGCATATTAACTCCCGTTAATGATACCACCGTCCAATTAAGACAGATGGCCGTTTCACCCGGCTTTCAAGGGCAGCAGGTAGGTGCGCAGGTGCTGGCATTTGCAGAACGCCAGGCCAGGGATGGCGGTTTCAAAATATTGATGATGCATGCCAGGAAAGTGGCAGTTCCCTTTTACGGGAAGAATGGCTACGAAATAATAGGAGATGAATTTACCGAGGTAGGCATACCGCATTTCACGATGCAGAAGAGGTTATAA
- the prs gene encoding ribose-phosphate diphosphokinase, producing the protein MSHRIIFATQPYYYLANNILALTGDRWENGIVETRDFPDGEHYQRILSDVNDKEVVIIGGTINDTATMELLDLAAGCAQYGALSLSIVIPYFGYSTMERAVKTGEIVKAKNRAMLFSSLPATSYGNKIIMIDLHVDGITYYFDNNIRPVHLYAKEFVKQAALQLAGGKEFVLASTDAGRAKWVESLANDMQVTAAFVFKKRLSGEETMITAISADVKDKLVIIYDDMIRTGGSLIHAAEAYKEAGASEIFVITTHGIFAADGFERIKNSGIIKHIMCTDTHPGALKIKDKMLTVVSVAGLIVDYFHENP; encoded by the coding sequence ATGTCACACCGGATCATATTTGCTACGCAGCCTTATTATTACTTGGCAAACAATATCTTAGCCCTAACTGGCGACCGTTGGGAAAATGGAATTGTCGAGACCAGGGATTTCCCCGACGGCGAACATTACCAAAGGATTTTAAGCGATGTTAACGATAAAGAGGTAGTGATCATCGGCGGAACTATCAACGATACCGCTACGATGGAATTACTGGATCTGGCAGCAGGATGCGCACAATACGGTGCATTATCTTTGAGTATAGTGATACCGTATTTCGGGTATTCCACGATGGAAAGGGCGGTTAAAACCGGGGAAATAGTTAAGGCCAAGAACCGGGCGATGCTTTTTTCCAGCTTACCTGCCACCTCTTACGGCAACAAGATTATCATGATCGATCTGCATGTAGATGGCATTACATATTATTTTGATAATAATATCCGCCCCGTACATTTATATGCTAAAGAATTCGTTAAGCAAGCAGCCTTGCAATTAGCAGGCGGCAAAGAATTCGTTCTAGCGAGTACCGATGCCGGCAGGGCCAAATGGGTAGAATCCTTAGCGAATGATATGCAAGTAACCGCCGCATTCGTATTCAAAAAGAGGTTGTCGGGAGAAGAAACCATGATTACCGCGATCAGTGCAGATGTAAAAGATAAATTAGTTATTATTTATGATGACATGATCCGCACCGGGGGCTCACTTATTCATGCCGCGGAAGCATACAAAGAAGCGGGCGCCAGCGAGATATTCGTCATCACGACCCACGGAATATTCGCTGCGGATGGATTTGAAAGGATCAAAAACAGCGGCATAATTAAGCATATCATGTGTACAGACACGCACCCGGGCGCTTTAAAAATTAAGGATAAAATGCTAACGGTAGTTTCTGTTGCAGGGTTGATCGTTGATTATTTTCATGAAAATCCTTAG
- a CDS encoding carboxypeptidase-like regulatory domain-containing protein, which produces MMKQIYLFFPGLISILLFVGMQQSVAQTVRINGMISDADTHVGLPGVSIWNKTSGAGTVSNETGRYFVEARPGDTIEFSMISYVRTQIVIPSVSSIMNIDLQKQIIGLQGVNIRGRIYSLDSARTRAEYDRYFNYKRPGALDVLKTLPSNPITALTYLVPSKARKRKEMFRGQLEYWEKEKYIDYRYNPEVVQKMTKLEGAELDTFMMKYRPSYQFLQTASEYDFLLFIKQSYAKYLSEKKADAITDSLKLGDSSRQGY; this is translated from the coding sequence ATGATGAAGCAAATCTACTTATTCTTCCCGGGGCTAATTTCCATTTTATTATTTGTGGGTATGCAGCAATCGGTGGCTCAAACCGTTCGTATTAATGGTATGATCTCCGATGCCGATACGCATGTGGGATTGCCGGGAGTTAGTATTTGGAATAAAACCTCGGGAGCAGGAACGGTAAGCAATGAAACGGGGAGGTATTTCGTGGAGGCACGCCCGGGAGATACGATCGAGTTTTCTATGATCAGCTACGTGAGAACGCAAATCGTGATACCGAGTGTTTCTTCAATTATGAATATTGATCTGCAAAAACAAATTATAGGTTTGCAAGGGGTTAATATCCGGGGGCGTATTTATAGCTTGGATTCTGCGCGCACCCGTGCTGAATATGACCGCTATTTTAATTATAAGAGGCCCGGCGCATTAGACGTATTGAAGACCTTACCCTCAAATCCTATTACGGCACTAACTTACTTGGTGCCCAGCAAGGCGCGTAAAAGGAAAGAAATGTTCCGGGGCCAATTAGAATATTGGGAAAAGGAAAAATATATCGATTATAGATATAACCCTGAAGTAGTACAAAAGATGACGAAGTTGGAAGGAGCTGAATTAGATACTTTCATGATGAAATACCGCCCGAGCTACCAATTTTTGCAAACTGCTTCGGAATACGATTTTCTACTCTTTATCAAGCAATCATATGCTAAATATCTTTCCGAAAAGAAGGCCGATGCCATCACCGATAGTTTGAAATTGGGCGATTCGAGCCGGCAAGGGTATTAA
- a CDS encoding TolC family protein, protein MKLIRLCLILVLLGWNTIANAQEQVISQESKVLSLEQAIDLALKNNYDIRLAQNVAEVSANDWAYANLALAPRLNGTASRRWTNSASHQEFANGNKNDVSGIKNNTSSASVDLEWTLFDGLKMFATRQKVAAIRDLGEYQVKDQVVNTVANVIAGYYNIVQQKQQLKAITEQMSISEERVKLSDAKFQTGLGPKTDLLQAKVDLNAQKAARLRQLTLIAQSKSSLNQLLVVNQSNTFYDVTDTIPVNLQIDYATIRNNVLKANTALKVGEQNINIANLTVKERKGEFLPTINFNSSYTYNLNKSNQAVNQFSSIYNRNNGFNYGFTASIPIFNGLNAHRQYKAAKLDVEYQELAQENQKTQVLLLVDNAFKDYQYYKDAIELEEENILLAKENVMVALERFRQGVSTTIELKEAQQSLEDGYNRLITARYNTKLAETELLRLTNSLMNP, encoded by the coding sequence ATGAAATTGATCCGACTTTGTTTAATACTCGTCTTGCTGGGATGGAATACCATTGCAAATGCGCAGGAGCAGGTGATTTCCCAAGAATCTAAAGTACTCTCTTTAGAGCAAGCGATAGACCTGGCTTTAAAGAATAACTACGATATCAGGCTTGCGCAAAACGTGGCAGAAGTATCAGCCAACGATTGGGCTTATGCAAACCTCGCATTAGCGCCTAGGCTAAATGGAACGGCTTCACGTAGATGGACAAATTCCGCGAGTCACCAGGAATTTGCAAATGGCAACAAGAATGATGTGAGCGGGATAAAGAATAATACTTCCTCTGCTTCCGTGGATCTTGAATGGACACTTTTCGATGGACTTAAAATGTTTGCAACACGTCAAAAGGTAGCCGCAATACGTGATCTCGGTGAATACCAAGTCAAGGATCAAGTGGTGAACACCGTAGCAAACGTTATAGCGGGATATTACAATATCGTGCAACAAAAGCAGCAGTTGAAAGCAATTACGGAGCAAATGTCAATTTCCGAAGAGCGCGTAAAACTATCCGATGCCAAGTTCCAAACGGGCTTGGGACCAAAAACGGATTTATTACAAGCGAAGGTAGACCTAAACGCACAAAAAGCGGCAAGGCTCAGGCAATTGACGCTCATCGCGCAAAGTAAATCCAGCTTGAATCAATTACTTGTAGTTAACCAATCCAACACGTTCTACGATGTAACGGATACGATCCCGGTAAACCTTCAAATCGATTATGCGACTATTAGAAATAATGTATTGAAAGCAAATACAGCATTAAAAGTAGGCGAACAAAACATCAATATTGCAAACCTTACCGTAAAAGAACGGAAAGGAGAATTTTTACCAACGATCAATTTTAATTCATCCTATACATATAATTTGAACAAATCGAACCAAGCGGTTAACCAGTTTAGTTCAATTTATAATCGTAACAACGGCTTCAATTACGGGTTTACTGCCTCGATCCCGATCTTCAACGGGTTGAATGCCCATAGGCAGTATAAAGCAGCCAAGTTGGATGTTGAATACCAGGAATTAGCGCAGGAAAATCAAAAAACACAGGTGCTATTGTTAGTAGATAATGCCTTCAAAGATTATCAATATTATAAAGATGCTATCGAGTTAGAAGAAGAGAATATTTTACTAGCCAAGGAGAACGTGATGGTAGCATTGGAAAGATTCCGCCAGGGAGTTTCAACCACTATTGAATTAAAAGAAGCCCAACAGAGCCTGGAAGATGGTTACAACAGGCTGATCACTGCTAGATACAATACTAAGTTAGCCGAAACAGAACTTTTAAGGTTAACTAATTCTTTGATGAATCCATAA
- a CDS encoding efflux RND transporter permease subunit, producing the protein MSLPSLSLKRPVLATVMNIIIVIFGIVGFTFLGVRDYPAIDPPIVNVRTSYAGANSDIIETQITEPLEKAINGVAGIRNISSLSSQGNSNITVEFELGEDLEAATNDVRDKVSRAQRSLPDDLDAPPVVSKADANSDAIISMTVQSNTRDQLEVTEFATNVLLERLQTIPGVSTIQIWGEKKYAMRIWLDPSKLAAYALTPSDVQAALLKENVELPSGKIAGNATELTVRTFGRLDTEEEFNALIVKNVNGSEIRIRDIGAAVLGPENEETVLKESGQPMIALAIVPQPGTNYVAIADEFYKRLADIKKDIPADFRVNIAMDNTTFIKRSISEVEETLIVALTLVILIIYFFFRDWLMALRPLVDIPVSLIGAFFIMYICGFTINILTLLAIVLATGLVVDDGIVVTENIYKKIEMGYPKMKAAKEGSEEIFFAVIATSITLAFVFLPIIFLQGFVGQLFREFGIVVAGAVLISAFVSLTLTPVLNVKLSRKTHKHSWFYNFTEPMFRGMENGYKASLSAFMKIRWVAVFIILACLGIIYLIGTTIQSELAPLEDRSQFRMSVTAPEGTSYDYMDKYVTKLTDFIQDSVPESKIILSVTAPGFSGAGSVNSAFLNVKLVDPEDRLRSQKDIVNMVNRNMNKFPEGRVFVIEQQTISVGRRGGLPVAFVLQNINFEKLSAAVPKFMDAALSDPTFQGIVDVDLKFNKPELRIQINREKATELGVSVADISETLQLALSNRRYGYFVRNGKQYQVMGQVFRENRDDPSDLQNFYVRNTNGEAIQLDNLITITEETAPPVIYHFNRYKSATISAALAPGKTIGDGIAAMDNIYKKLKQDSVLDESFQYALSGSSRDYAESSSNTSFAFILALVLIYLVLAAQFESFVDPFIIMLTVPLAIAGAFLSLKIFGHTLNIFSQIGMIMLIGLVTKNGILIVEFANHQRDMGLNKIEAVVEASKMRLRPILMTSLAMALGALPIAMSLGAASTSRIPLGIVIVGGIVFSLILTLYVIPSMYAFLSRRKKISDYDKMMQEQEAQGNSADVATAHA; encoded by the coding sequence ATGAGTTTACCTAGTTTATCGCTCAAAAGACCCGTTCTCGCGACGGTAATGAATATTATCATCGTGATTTTCGGTATCGTGGGTTTTACCTTCCTCGGGGTACGGGATTATCCCGCCATCGATCCCCCCATCGTGAATGTCCGCACTTCTTATGCCGGTGCGAACTCCGATATTATTGAAACACAAATTACCGAACCCCTTGAAAAAGCAATCAACGGGGTAGCTGGTATCAGGAATATCTCCTCCCTCAGTAGTCAAGGTAATAGTAATATTACCGTGGAATTTGAACTGGGCGAGGATCTAGAAGCCGCCACCAATGATGTGCGCGACAAGGTTTCGCGGGCGCAACGCTCCCTTCCTGATGATTTGGATGCACCGCCGGTAGTTTCCAAGGCGGATGCCAACTCGGACGCGATCATCTCTATGACCGTGCAGAGCAATACCCGCGACCAACTCGAAGTGACCGAATTTGCCACCAACGTATTGCTGGAAAGGCTGCAAACTATTCCCGGTGTATCAACCATCCAAATTTGGGGTGAGAAGAAATACGCGATGAGAATTTGGCTGGACCCCTCGAAGTTAGCTGCCTATGCATTAACTCCTTCCGATGTGCAAGCAGCCTTATTGAAAGAAAACGTGGAATTACCCTCTGGAAAAATCGCCGGAAATGCAACGGAATTAACGGTGAGGACTTTCGGGCGACTGGATACGGAAGAGGAATTTAACGCCCTCATCGTGAAAAACGTGAACGGTAGCGAGATCCGCATCCGCGATATCGGCGCGGCCGTCCTGGGACCCGAAAACGAGGAAACCGTGTTGAAAGAATCCGGCCAACCGATGATTGCCCTGGCTATCGTACCGCAGCCCGGGACAAACTATGTAGCAATCGCGGACGAGTTTTACAAACGTTTGGCAGACATTAAGAAAGATATCCCGGCAGATTTCCGCGTGAACATCGCGATGGATAATACCACCTTCATCAAGCGTTCGATCAGCGAGGTGGAAGAAACCCTGATCGTGGCGCTGACCCTGGTAATCCTCATTATTTACTTCTTCTTCAGGGATTGGCTGATGGCATTACGTCCCTTGGTGGATATCCCCGTTTCATTGATCGGGGCCTTCTTTATCATGTATATCTGCGGCTTTACGATCAACATCTTGACCTTGTTGGCGATCGTATTAGCAACGGGACTGGTAGTGGATGACGGTATCGTGGTAACGGAAAATATTTACAAGAAGATAGAAATGGGATACCCGAAGATGAAAGCGGCGAAGGAAGGCTCAGAAGAGATATTCTTCGCGGTAATCGCCACTTCCATTACGCTGGCATTCGTATTCTTACCGATCATCTTCTTACAAGGATTCGTGGGGCAATTGTTCCGGGAATTTGGTATCGTGGTAGCAGGTGCAGTATTGATTTCTGCCTTCGTATCATTAACCTTAACCCCCGTATTGAACGTAAAATTATCCCGCAAAACACATAAACACTCCTGGTTCTACAACTTTACGGAGCCGATGTTCCGCGGGATGGAAAATGGTTACAAGGCTTCCCTATCGGCATTTATGAAAATCCGCTGGGTAGCCGTTTTTATCATTTTAGCGTGCCTGGGCATCATTTACTTGATCGGTACAACGATCCAATCGGAATTAGCCCCGCTGGAAGATCGCAGCCAGTTCAGGATGTCGGTTACAGCGCCGGAAGGCACTTCTTATGATTATATGGATAAATACGTTACCAAGTTGACCGACTTTATCCAAGATTCTGTTCCGGAAAGCAAGATCATCCTTTCCGTTACGGCACCCGGATTTTCCGGAGCAGGTTCTGTAAACAGCGCCTTCTTAAACGTGAAACTCGTTGATCCGGAAGATAGGCTGCGTTCCCAGAAGGATATCGTGAACATGGTAAACAGGAATATGAATAAGTTCCCCGAAGGACGGGTATTTGTCATAGAGCAGCAAACGATCTCCGTTGGTCGCCGTGGCGGTTTACCGGTAGCATTCGTTTTGCAGAACATCAACTTTGAAAAATTATCGGCCGCCGTTCCTAAGTTCATGGATGCAGCTTTATCCGATCCAACATTTCAAGGTATCGTGGATGTGGATTTGAAATTTAACAAGCCTGAATTAAGGATACAGATCAACCGTGAAAAAGCGACCGAATTAGGGGTATCCGTTGCCGACATCTCGGAAACCTTGCAATTGGCCTTAAGTAACCGCCGATATGGCTACTTCGTGAGAAATGGTAAACAGTACCAGGTAATGGGACAAGTTTTCCGCGAAAACCGCGATGATCCATCGGATCTACAAAATTTCTACGTTCGTAATACTAACGGCGAAGCGATCCAGCTGGATAACCTGATCACGATTACCGAAGAAACCGCACCACCTGTTATCTACCACTTCAACCGGTATAAATCGGCTACCATTTCCGCCGCGCTGGCGCCGGGCAAAACCATCGGTGACGGTATCGCGGCGATGGATAATATTTATAAAAAATTAAAGCAGGACAGCGTTCTTGATGAATCCTTCCAATATGCATTATCGGGTTCATCCCGCGATTATGCCGAGAGTTCGTCCAACACCAGTTTTGCATTTATACTTGCCTTGGTATTGATTTATTTGGTTTTGGCGGCGCAATTCGAAAGTTTTGTCGATCCGTTCATTATCATGCTAACGGTACCATTGGCCATCGCGGGTGCGTTCTTATCATTGAAGATCTTCGGTCACACTTTGAATATCTTCTCCCAGATCGGGATGATCATGTTGATCGGTTTGGTAACGAAGAACGGTATCCTGATCGTGGAATTTGCCAACCATCAAAGGGATATGGGGCTCAATAAAATCGAGGCAGTGGTAGAAGCATCCAAAATGCGTTTACGGCCCATCCTGATGACCAGCTTGGCCATGGCATTGGGAGCTTTACCGATCGCGATGTCCTTGGGCGCCGCTTCTACTAGCCGTATCCCGCTGGGTATTGTTATCGTGGGCGGTATCGTTTTCTCATTGATCTTAACATTGTACGTGATTCCTTCGATGTATGCATTCTTATCCCGTAGGAAAAAGATCTCCGACTACGACAAGATGATGCAAGAACAGGAAGCGCAAGGAAACTCTGCGGATGTAGCAACAGCACATGCTTAA
- a CDS encoding efflux RND transporter periplasmic adaptor subunit — protein MRSNKTLRTILILLVVGVIGFFVYKALAGKEEKKLIQPNAGANQKKKEILVDAHVVKTSVLDEAINASGTLQSNEEVELKPEISGRITHIYFKEGANVAKGALLVKIYDEDIKAQLQKLKLQQELAKTTLKRQESLLKINGISQQDVDVTANQVSAYGADIEYNQAQLQKTEIRAPFSGTIGLRNVSEGAIVSPTTIMTTLQQLNPLKIDFTVPEKYRNAVKVGDEISFSVAGDNNTYKGKIYAIDPKIDLATRSLKLRALLPNPGNKLLPGAFAKTTISLKDIPNAIMIPSQCVIPGTRDKKVIISENGLAKSVIVETGVRDENNIQILMGLEPGDTVITTGILQLRDGMNMKFKSIE, from the coding sequence ATGCGCAGTAATAAGACTTTAAGAACTATTCTAATTTTGCTCGTTGTCGGTGTTATTGGCTTCTTTGTTTATAAAGCCTTAGCCGGTAAGGAAGAGAAAAAATTGATCCAGCCTAATGCTGGCGCCAACCAGAAAAAGAAGGAAATCCTGGTAGATGCCCACGTCGTGAAAACTTCGGTGCTCGATGAAGCAATCAATGCCAGCGGCACCCTGCAAAGCAACGAAGAGGTTGAACTCAAACCTGAAATTTCGGGTAGGATTACCCATATCTATTTCAAGGAAGGCGCTAATGTTGCCAAGGGAGCATTATTAGTGAAGATATATGACGAAGATATCAAGGCGCAACTCCAAAAACTGAAATTACAGCAGGAATTGGCAAAAACGACCCTCAAAAGGCAGGAATCATTATTGAAAATCAACGGTATCAGCCAACAGGATGTTGATGTTACCGCTAATCAAGTCAGCGCTTACGGTGCAGACATCGAATATAATCAAGCCCAATTGCAGAAAACGGAAATCAGGGCGCCTTTTAGCGGCACCATAGGTTTAAGGAACGTCAGCGAAGGCGCCATCGTATCCCCAACTACCATCATGACGACCTTGCAACAGCTGAACCCGCTCAAAATTGATTTTACCGTGCCCGAAAAATACCGGAATGCCGTAAAAGTCGGTGACGAAATATCGTTCAGCGTTGCCGGTGATAATAATACCTATAAAGGAAAAATTTACGCGATCGATCCCAAAATCGACCTGGCTACCCGCTCCCTGAAGCTCAGGGCTTTATTACCCAACCCCGGGAATAAACTTTTGCCGGGCGCTTTTGCCAAAACCACGATTTCTTTAAAAGATATTCCCAATGCCATCATGATACCATCACAATGCGTTATTCCCGGAACAAGGGATAAGAAAGTGATTATCTCCGAAAATGGCTTGGCCAAGTCCGTAATCGTGGAAACAGGCGTTCGCGATGAGAATAACATCCAAATACTAATGGGCCTAGAGCCGGGAGATACCGTTATTACGACAGGAATATTGCAATTGCGCGATGGGATGAACATGAAGTTTAAGTCTATTGAGTAA
- a CDS encoding acyl carrier protein produces the protein MSDIASRVKKIIIDKLGVDEAEVTPEASFTNDLGADSLDTVELIMEFEKEFNISIPDEQAETITTVGQAVAYLEEHVK, from the coding sequence ATGTCAGACATTGCATCAAGAGTTAAAAAGATCATTATCGACAAATTAGGCGTTGACGAAGCCGAGGTAACTCCTGAAGCTAGCTTCACCAACGACTTAGGCGCAGACTCTTTGGATACGGTTGAACTGATCATGGAATTTGAGAAAGAATTCAATATTTCAATTCCTGATGAACAAGCTGAGACAATCACAACTGTTGGCCAGGCAGTAGCTTACCTGGAAGAACATGTAAAATAA
- the fabF gene encoding beta-ketoacyl-ACP synthase II, whose product MQPRRVVVTGLGALTPLGNSVDAYWHGLTNGVSGADFIKQFDASKFKTRFACELKDFDPANYMDKKDARKMDPFTQTAVIASDQAVLDAKIDRNTINVDRVGVIWGTGVGGMINFCNELQEFAQGDGTPRFSPFLIPRLILDIAAGHISIRNGFRGPNFSVVSACASATNAIIDAMYHIRWGKADMVVTGGSENIINQACVGGFNAMKALSERNDDPKTASRPFDMDRDGFVMGEGAGALIVESLEHAQARGAHIYAELVGGGATADAYHLTAPHPEGLGAKNVMTQALNDAGLNADDIDYINVHGTSTPLGDVAEVKAIQQVFGDAAYKLNISSTKSMTGHLLGAAGAVEAIAAIQSIIHGIVPPTINHFTDDPQLDPKLNFTFNKAQQREVRAALSNTFGFGGHNASVIFKKFVP is encoded by the coding sequence ATGCAACCCAGACGAGTAGTCGTTACAGGTTTAGGCGCGCTGACACCGCTCGGCAATTCTGTTGATGCTTATTGGCATGGATTGACGAACGGTGTTTCGGGCGCAGATTTTATCAAGCAGTTTGATGCTTCTAAATTCAAAACTCGCTTTGCCTGTGAACTAAAAGATTTTGATCCGGCCAACTATATGGATAAAAAGGATGCCCGTAAAATGGATCCTTTTACCCAAACAGCGGTCATAGCTTCTGACCAAGCTGTTCTTGATGCCAAAATAGATCGAAATACTATCAATGTTGATAGGGTCGGTGTTATTTGGGGTACCGGGGTAGGTGGTATGATTAATTTCTGTAACGAGCTGCAAGAGTTCGCTCAAGGAGACGGAACTCCCCGTTTTAGTCCTTTCTTAATCCCTCGCCTAATTTTAGACATTGCCGCAGGGCATATTTCCATCCGGAACGGCTTCCGGGGGCCTAATTTTTCCGTAGTTTCCGCCTGTGCTTCGGCAACGAACGCCATCATTGATGCCATGTACCACATCCGTTGGGGTAAGGCTGATATGGTCGTGACCGGCGGTTCGGAAAATATTATCAACCAGGCCTGCGTGGGTGGATTTAACGCGATGAAAGCCTTGTCTGAAAGAAATGATGATCCAAAAACGGCGTCCCGGCCATTTGATATGGATAGGGACGGCTTCGTAATGGGGGAAGGCGCCGGTGCATTAATTGTGGAGTCTTTAGAACATGCTCAAGCCCGTGGTGCCCATATTTATGCCGAGCTTGTTGGCGGTGGTGCAACCGCGGATGCTTATCACCTTACTGCCCCCCATCCGGAAGGGCTAGGTGCTAAGAATGTAATGACCCAAGCTTTGAATGATGCCGGGCTAAACGCGGATGATATTGATTATATCAACGTACACGGAACTTCAACACCCCTTGGTGACGTGGCCGAGGTTAAGGCCATCCAACAGGTTTTTGGGGATGCTGCTTATAAATTGAATATCAGCTCCACAAAATCCATGACGGGCCACCTGCTGGGTGCTGCAGGGGCCGTGGAAGCCATCGCTGCCATCCAGTCCATCATTCATGGCATCGTTCCACCAACAATTAATCATTTTACGGACGACCCGCAACTGGATCCAAAACTTAATTTTACCTTTAATAAAGCGCAACAAAGAGAAGTAAGAGCGGCTTTGAGCAATACCTTCGGGTTTGGTGGTCACAATGCTTCTGTTATCTTCAAAAAATTTGTTCCTTGA
- the rnc gene encoding ribonuclease III: MKILPGFLYRFVFKKRKLYKDLYNLLGFRPGNYSLYEVALSHRSSKEKFLESNERLEYLGDAILGAIIGDYLFKKYPYKTEGYLTEMRSKIVNRQQLNDIAIKMGLRKLTIYDKYNSFLKISQIFGNTLEALVGAVYLDKGYEKTKQFVHKRILVPYIDLEALESVEMNHKNKLYGWANKQGKNLEFELLEEQMDNGRRIFTVGAMVDGELICSGKAFNKKDASQIAAQQAIELLGISDNGKDNN; encoded by the coding sequence GTGAAAATATTACCTGGATTTCTATATCGTTTTGTCTTTAAAAAAAGGAAACTCTACAAAGACCTCTATAACTTGCTCGGCTTCCGGCCGGGTAACTATTCTTTGTATGAAGTAGCCCTTAGCCATCGTTCTAGTAAAGAAAAATTTCTTGAAAGTAACGAGCGGTTAGAATATTTGGGTGATGCCATCCTCGGCGCCATCATCGGTGATTACCTGTTTAAGAAATACCCTTACAAAACCGAGGGTTATCTTACGGAAATGCGCTCCAAGATCGTAAACCGGCAACAGTTAAACGACATTGCCATCAAGATGGGGCTCCGCAAGCTCACGATCTATGATAAATACAACAGTTTCCTCAAAATTTCCCAAATTTTCGGTAATACGCTGGAAGCCCTAGTCGGTGCCGTTTACCTGGATAAAGGCTACGAAAAAACCAAGCAATTTGTTCATAAACGCATATTGGTGCCCTATATTGACCTTGAGGCGCTTGAATCCGTTGAAATGAACCACAAGAATAAATTGTATGGTTGGGCCAATAAACAGGGTAAAAACCTCGAATTTGAGCTTTTGGAAGAACAGATGGATAATGGCCGGCGGATCTTTACCGTTGGCGCCATGGTAGATGGCGAGCTGATATGTAGCGGGAAGGCTTTCAACAAAAAAGACGCCTCCCAAATTGCAGCGCAACAGGCCATCGAATTGCTGGGTATCAGTGATAATGGGAAGGACAATAATTAA